In Candidatus Poribacteria bacterium, the DNA window ACCGCGAATATCATCATCAGGCAAAATTAGCGACAGCCGAAAAAGGGCAAGCGATGATCGATGTCGCTGTGGATTGGGTAGCAGAGAAAATGCAGTCAATGCTTTAATAGTAGTTGTCAATCGTCAGTAAGAATAGTTGTCAGTCGTCAGTCAAGAGGGTCTTGGAGCAGTTACGTTCTTCGTAAAGGTTGGACGGCTTTAAGACTATAAAGAGACTTAGGATTACCAAAAACCTCTTGTAACTGACAACTGACAACTACTCTAATGTCCCTCAAGAGCCTTCCTTACCCCGTCACCCTGTTCCCGCCACCAACTATAGAGGATGGAAATGTCGGTGCCGATGCAGAAATGCCGAACCCCCATATCCAGATAGCGTTTCGTATCGTCGGCACTTCCAATTTCGGCGCGCGGTGGTACCCCCATTTTTACGGCAGTCTTGAACACCCGGTCGTGTGCCTCTTGGATTTCAGGCGCACCGCGCTGACCGACCATCCCGATGCTCATCGAATAGTCTGAACCACCCCACTGAATCATGTCAACACCTTCAACAGACAACACCTCTTCAAGGTTTTCAACAGTGCCTTTCTTCTCAATCATAATGACGTTGACGACATCACGAAGAGCTTGGACGTATTCTGGCCCACCTCCGTAACCCATATAGGAAAATCGGCGGGTTGCTACCCCATAGCTACCCCCATCTTCTGGTGTATCCGCGCGCGTGATACGAACGCATTCTTTTACATCTTCAACGTTTTGGCAATCCGCATAAAGCACACTCTGGAAACCTGAACCGATCGCACGTTGTGCAATGAAACCGCGTGGCTCTTGGTCGACTTTAATCATTGTAGAGATGTTGTGGAGTTCAGCCGCCCGACATAGGTTGTCCAGATCGTATAGATCAAACGGACCGTATTCGCCTACGAATTCCACGTAATCATACAAACCTGTATGTCCAATCGCCTCAACGATGGAGGGCCAAGTGGTATGGATGTGTGTACCAACCGTGGGTTTGTCAGCGTTGAGTAGTTCTCTAAACGTGTTTTTTCTCATAAGTTGCTCCTCTGTTTTTGAATATAGGACGTAGCCTTAAGCCTACATTAACATTAGCAGAGATATGTACTTTTTTCAACAATTTTCGGATTCCAACCGATGTCCAAAAACGCTTGTTTATAGACACAATTTCTGTTAAACTTGTAGTATCTGACTCGGATTAATTGATTTTTCTAAATGCTCTCCCTTCAAGATATAGATAGAGGTTTTTCATGAAAAGTTTGATGAAATTACCAACAAATTTTGATGATTATTTGACGATAGAAAACGCCGATCTTCGTTTCAAGGAAGCGACTGAGGTTGCAGAACGCGTCATCGGTGCCGGTGTAGAAATCTATCCGAATATGGACCATGCAGCGATTTTCTGTGATCCGCCTCATCTCGTTGCTGACGGTTTGAAGCAGCTGGGTTACGTCAATGGGTGGGATGCGCGGTGTTATCCGTCGCCTGTTGATGGCTGCGATTATATCAATGTCTCTGCGCAATTACCTGTGGATAGTGCTGCGCGCGGTGACGGATGGTTTGATTACGTCGCCGTCGTGCATCCCGTTGACAGAGCAGCACTGCAACACATGCTCGGTCAGGGATATGGAAATCCGTTTATCCATCATTTGACATGGGGACTCGTGCCTCTGGAACGCACCACCACTGATGATTTTGAATACGCCAGTCAAGTTGTACCATTTATGGTAAAGAAGCGAGAAGTCATCGGGAATGCAATCGGTGATGCGCCCGGTACTCTGATTATCGCGTTGCCAGAAAATGTACTCGCTCACCCAAAATTTGAAGAGACTTTACCGAGATGGCTCGGTAATCTTGATGAAGAGGAGTATCAAGTTGAATCGATGCAAGGTGGCGGTTTCCTGATCCAGTTCTTTGTGCTAACGGGGGGCAGGATTGAGGTTGCGTTGCGTGTAGATACGACACAGACCTTTAACCCGAAAAGCGTCCATAAAATCTCCGAAGACGAAATCAGTGCTGTGCAGGGAGAATAGCGAAAATTAACGCTGCTCCGTTTACGTTGACAATAGAGATTTTAAGTGATATACTTAACATAGTTTGTGGAGGATAGCAAAACACCTCAAAACCTTTTACACCCCTGGAGAATATAAACCTTGCAGCAGGAGACGAAGAAACGCATCTATATTGACACGTCAATTCCTAGCTCCTATTATACACTACGGACCGACGAAGATGCCCTGGCAAAACAAAGAAGAACTCAGAATTGGTGGAACGAATATGCGAATCAATTTAGTCTAACGTCAAGTGTTGCTGTTATTGGGGAACTTACCCGTGGAAGAAGTGAAGCAACACAAATGCGACGCGCT includes these proteins:
- a CDS encoding aldolase/citrate lyase family protein, coding for MRKNTFRELLNADKPTVGTHIHTTWPSIVEAIGHTGLYDYVEFVGEYGPFDLYDLDNLCRAAELHNISTMIKVDQEPRGFIAQRAIGSGFQSVLYADCQNVEDVKECVRITRADTPEDGGSYGVATRRFSYMGYGGGPEYVQALRDVVNVIMIEKKGTVENLEEVLSVEGVDMIQWGGSDYSMSIGMVGQRGAPEIQEAHDRVFKTAVKMGVPPRAEIGSADDTKRYLDMGVRHFCIGTDISILYSWWREQGDGVRKALEGH